The following are from one region of the Endozoicomonas sp. 4G genome:
- the cls gene encoding cardiolipin synthase → MDSSWLSALFGGVYLALIIAFGIHIIMQRRPVGVTLAWILLLFILPVAGFFFYLLFGSRRLGRRRLRRLESLYPDHEQWSGHLSRVIVRRQGECSSNTPHTGVYKLAEQTLDIPVLPCSKLQLFHETDTILHGLLQDIEKARQSIVLEFYICQPKGRIKVLAEALIRASQRGVDCMVILDAVGSRRFLRSEWARRFRREGISVTSSMPVGLLRMLFERVDIRNHRKILVIDDEIAWSGSFNLVDPVYFRQRANVGQWVDAMVRVEGIPAHVMGVIAHWDKALETGEKHSSFNATYEFPPSCLDSYTGADAHVLPSGPGINRERLHQVLLTAIYESKEELLISTPYFVPDESLLVALKSAAMRGVDVQLLLPHKNDSRMVHHASRSYYEDLLKAGVKILQFKGGLLHTKCVLVDRSTILFGTVNLDMRSVWLNYEVTMIIYDRAFSQTMATLLDQYMQSSERVRLSVWNQRSVTKRFLESLFQLLSPLL, encoded by the coding sequence ATGGATAGCAGTTGGCTCAGTGCATTGTTTGGGGGCGTTTATCTTGCCCTGATTATCGCCTTTGGCATTCACATCATTATGCAGCGCAGGCCGGTAGGGGTGACGCTGGCCTGGATACTGTTGCTGTTTATTCTGCCGGTGGCTGGATTCTTCTTTTATCTGCTGTTTGGCTCAAGGCGTCTGGGGCGAAGAAGGCTCCGCCGTCTGGAAAGCCTCTATCCCGACCACGAGCAGTGGTCTGGCCACCTTTCGAGAGTCATTGTTCGGCGACAGGGTGAGTGTTCCTCCAATACCCCTCATACCGGTGTCTACAAGCTGGCGGAGCAGACTTTGGACATTCCTGTGCTGCCCTGCAGTAAGCTTCAGCTGTTTCATGAAACCGATACGATTCTTCATGGCCTGTTACAGGATATAGAAAAAGCCAGACAGAGCATTGTGCTGGAATTTTATATCTGTCAGCCCAAGGGACGCATCAAGGTTCTGGCGGAAGCTTTGATCAGAGCCTCTCAGCGGGGGGTTGACTGCATGGTTATTCTGGATGCCGTGGGTAGCCGTCGTTTTCTCCGCAGTGAGTGGGCAAGACGTTTTCGCCGGGAAGGCATCAGTGTTACCAGCTCTATGCCGGTTGGTTTGCTGAGAATGCTGTTTGAGCGGGTTGATATTCGCAACCATCGCAAAATTCTGGTAATTGATGATGAGATTGCCTGGAGTGGCAGTTTTAACCTGGTTGATCCCGTCTACTTTCGCCAAAGGGCTAATGTCGGGCAATGGGTCGATGCCATGGTCAGGGTGGAGGGCATTCCGGCCCATGTTATGGGGGTGATTGCCCATTGGGATAAAGCACTTGAGACGGGTGAGAAACATTCGTCGTTTAATGCCACTTATGAGTTTCCACCTTCTTGTCTGGATAGTTATACCGGTGCTGATGCTCACGTACTGCCATCAGGGCCGGGTATCAACCGGGAAAGGCTTCATCAGGTGTTGCTGACCGCCATTTACGAAAGCAAGGAAGAGCTGCTGATATCTACGCCTTATTTTGTTCCTGACGAATCATTGTTGGTTGCCCTCAAGTCCGCGGCCATGCGAGGGGTGGATGTTCAGTTGCTGCTTCCTCACAAAAACGATTCCAGAATGGTTCACCATGCCAGTCGTTCCTACTATGAAGACCTGTTAAAGGCCGGGGTGAAAATATTGCAGTTCAAGGGTGGGCTGCTGCATACCAAGTGTGTTCTGGTGGATCGGTCGACCATTCTGTTTGGCACGGTCAACCTGGATATGCGCAGTGTCTGGCTGAATTATGAAGTGACTATGATCATCTATGACAGAGCCTTTAGCCAGACCATGGCGACGCTTCTCGATCAGTATATGCAAAGTTCCGAGCGTGTTCGTTTGTCGGTATGGAATCAGCGATCTGTCACCAAACGATTCCTTGAAAGCCTGTTTCAGTTGTTAAGTCCGTTGCTGTGA
- a CDS encoding cytochrome b562: MKSLVKTLFIPLALSATFMASTPASADHQEGHASQLNAEMKKMGFNFKRSGSAKTLEDLQNYVTEFRKHAENAKQNGYSDSPEAFQKGIDQLLTGLAGVQAALDQQDLDLAKQKMKKLNDIKKKYHSKFDV, encoded by the coding sequence ATGAAATCACTGGTCAAAACCCTCTTTATACCACTGGCACTGTCTGCTACTTTCATGGCGTCGACGCCGGCTTCTGCTGATCACCAGGAAGGCCATGCCAGTCAGCTGAACGCTGAAATGAAAAAAATGGGCTTCAATTTCAAACGCTCTGGCTCAGCTAAAACCCTTGAAGACCTGCAAAACTACGTAACCGAATTTCGTAAACATGCAGAAAATGCCAAACAAAACGGCTACTCTGACTCGCCAGAGGCATTCCAGAAAGGCATCGATCAACTGCTGACCGGTCTGGCCGGTGTTCAGGCTGCCCTTGATCAGCAAGATCTGGATCTGGCCAAGCAGAAAATGAAAAAACTGAATGACATCAAAAAGAAATACCACAGTAAGTTCGATGTCTGA
- the pth gene encoding aminoacyl-tRNA hydrolase, translated as MAKDHSIKLVVGLGNPGAQYDDTRHNAGFWYVEQLARAYGASLQPEKKFFGLAARVTINGQDVRLLNPTTFMNRSGQAVGAISTFFKIPPQSILVVHDELDLPAGVGRLKQGGGHGGHNGLRDIISALGNNKDFLRLRLGIGHPGDSKEVVNYVLSKPSVADRQKIDSVIDEAVRISPEAFSGARAKAVQELHTFKA; from the coding sequence ATGGCGAAAGATCACTCGATTAAGCTGGTTGTCGGACTCGGCAACCCTGGTGCTCAATACGATGATACTCGCCATAATGCCGGTTTCTGGTACGTGGAGCAGTTGGCTCGCGCTTATGGTGCCAGTCTGCAGCCCGAGAAGAAATTCTTTGGCTTGGCTGCCCGCGTTACCATCAATGGACAGGATGTCCGTCTGCTAAACCCGACCACATTTATGAATCGCAGTGGTCAGGCGGTGGGTGCTATCAGTACCTTCTTCAAGATTCCCCCTCAATCTATTCTTGTTGTTCACGATGAGTTGGACTTGCCTGCCGGTGTCGGTCGTCTGAAGCAGGGCGGTGGTCACGGTGGTCATAATGGTCTTCGGGACATTATTTCAGCATTGGGAAACAATAAGGACTTCCTGCGTTTGCGTCTGGGTATTGGTCATCCGGGTGACAGTAAGGAAGTGGTCAATTATGTGCTGAGCAAGCCTTCCGTGGCGGATCGTCAGAAGATTGATTCTGTGATCGACGAAGCGGTTCGTATTTCCCCTGAAGCCTTTAGCGGTGCTCGAGCCAAGGCTGTTCAGGAGCTGCATACTTTTAAAGCCTGA
- a CDS encoding response regulator transcription factor, which yields MRLLLVEDSREVAGVILDYFENTGHEVDYAADGKGGLNLASENSYDIIILDVMLPGMNGFKVCRALREQGNSTPVLMLTARDTTDDTLQGFSEGADDYLIKPFDLKILDARVQALVRRNSSSAFKKELSYGQLSLDLGSRAAIRDSQSIGLNPTCFKILKILIDKAPEVVTRDELIYAIWKDEPPEGDTLRNHIYQLRASVDKPFEQELIITVPKVGYRLKEAV from the coding sequence ATGCGTTTGCTTTTAGTTGAAGATAGCAGGGAGGTCGCCGGTGTTATTCTCGATTACTTTGAGAATACCGGCCATGAGGTAGATTATGCTGCCGATGGCAAGGGCGGCCTGAATCTGGCCAGTGAAAACAGTTATGACATTATTATTCTGGATGTGATGTTACCCGGTATGAATGGTTTTAAGGTCTGCCGGGCCCTTCGTGAGCAGGGGAACAGTACGCCTGTGTTGATGTTGACGGCAAGGGATACCACCGATGATACGCTCCAGGGATTCTCAGAAGGCGCTGATGACTATCTGATTAAACCGTTTGATCTGAAAATTCTCGATGCCAGAGTCCAGGCTTTGGTGCGTCGTAATTCATCGTCGGCCTTTAAAAAGGAGCTGTCGTACGGTCAACTTTCTCTGGATTTGGGTAGTCGTGCTGCCATAAGGGACAGTCAGTCCATCGGTTTGAATCCGACCTGCTTCAAGATTTTGAAAATTTTGATTGATAAGGCGCCGGAAGTCGTGACCCGGGACGAGTTGATTTACGCCATCTGGAAGGATGAGCCACCGGAAGGGGATACCCTGAGAAATCATATCTATCAGCTCAGGGCGTCAGTGGATAAACCGTTTGAGCAGGAGCTTATTATCACGGTGCCCAAGGTGGGATATCGTTTGAAGGAAGCGGTTTGA
- a CDS encoding TSUP family transporter, protein MDFALTLDWAVLLFLIAVLAGFVDSIAGGGGLITVPALLAVGLSPAQALATNKLQSTGGAFSASVYFVRRGLVNLREMRFAIFMTFAGSAAGTILVLLIDASVMRQVIPFLLVGIAAYFILSPSARNTEASTAKMSLTAFACTAGVGVGFYDGFFGPGTGSFFAIAFVSLLGYSLTMATAHTKVLNCTSNVASLLFFILGGQVVWAVGLVMLAGQFIGARLGSRMVMKRGQQIIRPMIVIISLVMTGKLMWDEYGHWLF, encoded by the coding sequence TTGGATTTTGCACTCACTCTTGATTGGGCGGTTTTACTGTTTCTTATTGCGGTTCTGGCCGGTTTTGTTGACTCTATTGCCGGAGGGGGTGGCTTGATTACCGTTCCTGCGCTTCTGGCGGTGGGGCTTTCTCCGGCGCAGGCGCTGGCCACTAACAAATTACAGTCCACGGGGGGGGCTTTTTCTGCCAGTGTCTATTTTGTTCGCCGGGGGCTGGTGAATCTCAGGGAAATGCGTTTCGCCATTTTCATGACCTTTGCTGGCAGTGCCGCAGGCACGATTCTGGTTCTGTTGATTGATGCTTCAGTGATGAGGCAGGTTATTCCTTTCCTGTTAGTGGGTATTGCCGCTTACTTTATTCTTTCCCCCAGCGCTCGAAATACCGAAGCGTCTACCGCCAAAATGAGCCTGACGGCTTTTGCCTGTACGGCAGGGGTGGGTGTCGGCTTTTATGATGGTTTCTTTGGGCCGGGTACCGGCTCTTTCTTTGCCATCGCTTTCGTTAGCCTTCTTGGTTATTCCCTGACCATGGCAACGGCTCATACCAAGGTTCTGAACTGCACCAGTAATGTGGCTTCCCTGCTGTTCTTTATCCTCGGTGGCCAGGTTGTCTGGGCGGTAGGGCTTGTCATGCTGGCAGGTCAGTTCATTGGTGCCAGGCTGGGATCAAGAATGGTGATGAAGCGTGGTCAGCAGATTATTCGTCCCATGATTGTCATTATTTCATTAGTGATGACCGGCAAACTCATGTGGGACGAATACGGGCACTGGCTTTTTTAA
- a CDS encoding DUF3299 domain-containing protein — translation MKTGKPLILTMLLALLPVVTVQAKTVEKPATQDKPVEKPATQDKPVEKPTPQAEVIEITWDELMPAPDQKVINSYQAGDMGRDEVIAYLDKLGQTPVARLNKRKVKIPGYLVPLNLDKNQRATELLLVPTMGACIHVPPPPPNQTIYVKFKEKEKGIKVEEAGYTPYWLVGTLNVETTQSEYTETLYSITVDSLELYK, via the coding sequence ATGAAAACAGGAAAACCCCTGATACTGACGATGCTACTGGCTTTGTTGCCAGTAGTCACCGTTCAGGCCAAAACGGTAGAAAAACCAGCTACTCAGGACAAACCGGTAGAAAAACCAGCCACTCAGGACAAACCGGTAGAAAAACCAACCCCTCAGGCAGAAGTCATAGAAATCACCTGGGATGAGCTGATGCCGGCACCGGACCAGAAGGTCATTAACAGCTACCAGGCCGGAGACATGGGCAGAGACGAGGTCATCGCCTACCTGGATAAGCTGGGCCAGACGCCTGTTGCAAGACTGAATAAACGCAAGGTCAAAATCCCCGGCTACCTGGTACCACTCAATCTCGATAAAAACCAGCGAGCAACGGAACTGTTGCTGGTGCCCACCATGGGCGCCTGCATCCACGTACCACCGCCACCACCTAACCAGACCATTTATGTGAAATTCAAGGAGAAAGAAAAGGGGATCAAGGTTGAGGAAGCGGGCTATACCCCTTACTGGCTGGTAGGCACCCTGAACGTTGAGACCACCCAGTCTGAGTACACAGAAACCCTGTACTCCATAACCGTTGACTCTCTGGAACTCTATAAATAA
- a CDS encoding D-alanine--D-alanine ligase gives MPDKSKTIAVICGGLSPEADVSRLSASRITPCLEQHYGRVVHLELDATLPEQLIAQRVDVAFPVAHGPYGEDGRLQGLLDIMSIPYVGSGALASACSLDKVVTKRLLQAAGIPMAKDRIVYRSDNCEDATLDCIESLGHKVIIKPPGQGSGIGVQFAMGYEDLLNKLKTGLQMDEKLLVEEFVSGREITAGVLHLDDYQVLPVTEITTPDGAWYDYIHRYTPGLSNHVTPARIPDEQYQKVQQIALKAHQILGCHDLSRSDFIVPESGDPIFSELNNLPGMTPTSLFPDGARHAGIPFDTLICKLVDQALKRGENPNDGKAYWPIPKLNIRPS, from the coding sequence ATGCCTGACAAAAGCAAAACCATTGCCGTCATCTGCGGCGGCCTGTCTCCCGAAGCCGATGTTTCCAGACTCTCGGCGAGCCGTATCACCCCCTGCCTGGAACAACATTATGGCAGAGTGGTTCACCTGGAACTCGACGCAACACTTCCGGAACAACTCATAGCCCAACGGGTTGACGTGGCTTTTCCGGTCGCCCACGGCCCTTATGGTGAAGATGGTCGCCTGCAAGGACTATTGGATATTATGAGCATCCCGTACGTAGGTTCTGGCGCCCTGGCCAGCGCCTGCTCTCTGGATAAGGTGGTGACCAAACGCCTGCTTCAGGCTGCTGGCATCCCCATGGCCAAAGACAGAATCGTCTATCGCAGCGACAACTGTGAAGACGCCACCCTCGACTGTATCGAATCCCTTGGGCATAAGGTCATCATCAAGCCGCCAGGCCAGGGTTCAGGGATTGGCGTCCAGTTTGCCATGGGTTATGAAGACCTGTTGAACAAGCTGAAAACCGGCCTGCAAATGGACGAAAAACTACTGGTTGAAGAGTTTGTCAGCGGTCGGGAAATCACCGCTGGCGTACTTCATCTGGATGACTATCAGGTTCTGCCCGTTACCGAAATCACCACACCAGACGGCGCCTGGTATGACTATATTCACCGTTATACACCGGGTCTCAGCAACCATGTCACTCCTGCCAGAATCCCGGATGAGCAATATCAGAAAGTGCAGCAGATTGCCCTGAAAGCCCACCAGATTCTCGGCTGTCATGACCTGAGTCGCTCTGACTTTATTGTTCCTGAATCGGGAGACCCCATATTTTCAGAACTCAATAACCTGCCAGGAATGACACCCACCAGCCTGTTTCCAGACGGTGCCAGACACGCAGGAATACCCTTTGATACGCTGATCTGCAAACTGGTGGACCAGGCTTTGAAACGGGGAGAAAACCCCAACGACGGCAAGGCCTACTGGCCAATACCCAAACTGAATATCAGACCATCCTGA
- a CDS encoding cytochrome b/b6 domain-containing protein: MTSKRNTTVSSMSDRFRWPRTVQLIHWTVAALFFSNHFLVDGCDKYHQYSGWMILALVALRLLYGLTFAPAPARLRDIKPSFAGIKQHLHELKTRQPGEKGHNPLGAMAVWLMWITLALAAFTGWLQDTDFGFEHGVYEWHAMLVNGLYYFVGLHLLAVFMTSWLTRRNLLKTMV; this comes from the coding sequence ATGACATCAAAAAGAAATACCACAGTAAGTTCGATGTCTGACAGGTTCCGGTGGCCACGTACCGTTCAGCTGATTCACTGGACGGTTGCCGCTCTTTTTTTCAGTAACCATTTTTTGGTTGATGGCTGCGATAAGTATCACCAGTACTCTGGCTGGATGATTCTTGCGCTGGTAGCACTCCGACTGCTCTACGGTTTGACGTTTGCCCCTGCACCCGCTCGCCTCAGGGACATCAAGCCCTCTTTTGCGGGCATTAAACAGCATCTTCATGAGCTGAAAACCCGACAACCAGGAGAAAAAGGCCACAACCCACTGGGAGCAATGGCTGTCTGGCTGATGTGGATTACCCTGGCCCTGGCGGCGTTTACCGGGTGGTTGCAGGATACCGATTTCGGCTTTGAGCACGGTGTCTACGAATGGCATGCCATGCTGGTGAATGGCCTTTACTATTTTGTTGGCCTGCACTTGCTGGCTGTATTCATGACTTCCTGGCTGACCCGTCGTAACCTGCTTAAAACCATGGTATGA
- a CDS encoding 50S ribosomal protein L25/general stress protein Ctc, whose product MSEAIALSAVARKDVGKGASRRLRRAELVPAVIYGGEQEPAQITLEARAIRKALESESFYSQIVTLDVEGASQQVILKDLQRHPAKDYAMHLDFLRVDATHAVTTHIPLHFLNEESCVGVKAGGAITHARVEVEVKCLPADLPEFIEVDMADVELGGHIHLTDLTMPKGVELVALQQGEGHDLDVASVQTTRGGKEEAEEAASEEESGEE is encoded by the coding sequence ATGTCTGAAGCTATCGCTCTGAGCGCTGTTGCACGCAAGGACGTAGGGAAAGGTGCGAGCCGCCGCCTGCGTCGTGCAGAACTGGTACCTGCCGTTATTTACGGTGGTGAGCAGGAACCTGCGCAAATCACCCTGGAAGCCCGTGCTATCCGTAAGGCACTGGAATCTGAATCTTTCTACTCCCAGATCGTTACCCTGGACGTAGAAGGCGCTTCCCAGCAGGTTATCCTGAAGGACCTGCAACGTCATCCTGCAAAAGACTATGCTATGCACCTGGACTTCCTGCGTGTTGACGCTACTCATGCAGTGACCACTCACATTCCACTGCACTTCCTGAACGAAGAAAGCTGTGTCGGTGTGAAAGCCGGTGGCGCTATCACTCACGCTCGTGTTGAAGTGGAAGTTAAGTGTCTGCCTGCTGACCTGCCTGAATTTATCGAAGTTGACATGGCTGATGTTGAGCTGGGTGGTCACATTCATCTGACCGACCTGACCATGCCTAAGGGTGTTGAGCTGGTTGCCCTGCAGCAGGGTGAAGGCCACGATCTGGACGTTGCTTCTGTTCAGACTACCCGTGGTGGTAAAGAAGAAGCTGAAGAAGCAGCTTCTGAAGAAGAAAGCGGCGAAGAGTAA
- a CDS encoding ABC transporter ATP-binding protein, with protein MTDSRSQLIELNAVEFSWKPGIPVLDIPELTISRGEKVFVCGPSGSGKTTLLGLLGGVITPERGQVKILGNDISRISPVQRDRFRADHIGFIFQMFNLIPYLSVIENVTLPLSFAKERKNHLTSIASSEQNEARRLLKHLELDDALLHRPVTELSIGQQQRVAAARALIGKPDLIIADEPTSALDADTREAFIKLLFAECEAASDTLLFVSHDRSLEPLFDRTIALNEINRASKAAPVKQ; from the coding sequence ATGACTGACTCCCGCTCTCAATTGATTGAACTCAATGCGGTCGAGTTCAGCTGGAAACCTGGAATACCCGTTCTGGACATTCCAGAATTAACGATATCCAGAGGCGAAAAGGTGTTTGTCTGTGGCCCATCGGGCTCCGGCAAAACCACGCTATTGGGACTGCTCGGCGGCGTTATTACACCAGAGCGGGGACAGGTCAAAATACTGGGGAACGACATTAGTCGCATATCCCCGGTACAACGTGATCGCTTCCGTGCTGATCATATTGGCTTTATTTTTCAGATGTTCAACCTGATTCCCTATCTCTCTGTGATAGAGAACGTCACTCTGCCCCTGAGCTTTGCCAAAGAGCGCAAAAACCATCTCACCAGTATTGCCAGCAGTGAGCAGAATGAAGCAAGGCGTCTTCTCAAGCACCTGGAACTGGACGACGCCTTACTGCATCGCCCGGTCACAGAACTGAGTATTGGACAGCAGCAGCGGGTAGCAGCCGCCAGAGCGTTAATTGGCAAACCTGACCTGATCATTGCCGACGAGCCCACTTCAGCCCTGGACGCAGACACCCGGGAAGCTTTCATCAAACTGCTGTTCGCAGAATGTGAAGCAGCCAGCGACACTCTGTTGTTCGTCAGCCATGACCGGAGTCTTGAACCTTTATTTGATCGCACCATTGCACTCAATGAAATCAACCGGGCCAGCAAAGCTGCCCCAGTAAAGCAATAA
- the ychF gene encoding redox-regulated ATPase YchF produces MGFKCGIVGLPNVGKSTLFNALTKAGIDAENFPFCTIEPNAGVVAMPDPRLNRLAEIVKPERVLPTTMEFVDIAGLVEGASKGEGLGNKFLANIRETDAIAHVVRCFENDNVIHVANKIDPAADIDIINIELAMADLESCEKQLQRVTRVAKSGDKDAKAQKALLERIVPHLEEGNPVRSLAMSDEEQKLTKTFHLLTTKPTMYIANVDEDGFDDNPYLDVVRGIAKSEGSVVVTVCNKLEAEIAELEDEERDEFLADLGMEEPGLDRVIRGGYELLGLQTYFTAGVKEVRAWTVKIGATAPQAAGVIHTDFERGFIRAEVTAYDEFVQYNGEQGAKEAGRLRVEGKDYIVKDGDVMHFRFNV; encoded by the coding sequence ATGGGCTTTAAATGTGGCATCGTTGGTCTGCCCAACGTCGGTAAATCAACACTGTTCAACGCTTTAACCAAGGCTGGGATTGATGCAGAAAACTTCCCTTTCTGTACTATCGAGCCAAATGCGGGGGTGGTGGCTATGCCTGACCCTCGTTTGAACAGGCTGGCAGAGATCGTTAAGCCTGAGCGTGTGCTACCCACTACCATGGAGTTTGTCGACATTGCCGGTCTGGTAGAAGGTGCCTCCAAGGGCGAAGGTCTGGGTAATAAATTCCTGGCCAACATTCGTGAGACCGATGCCATCGCACACGTGGTTCGTTGCTTTGAGAATGACAATGTTATCCATGTGGCCAACAAGATCGATCCGGCGGCAGATATTGACATTATCAATATCGAGCTGGCCATGGCCGATCTGGAAAGCTGTGAGAAGCAGTTGCAGCGGGTGACACGAGTGGCTAAAAGCGGTGACAAGGACGCCAAGGCCCAGAAAGCCCTGCTGGAAAGAATTGTGCCTCATCTGGAAGAGGGGAATCCTGTTCGCTCTCTGGCCATGTCCGATGAGGAGCAGAAGCTGACCAAAACGTTCCACCTGCTGACCACCAAGCCCACCATGTACATCGCCAACGTTGATGAAGATGGCTTTGACGATAACCCTTATCTGGATGTTGTCCGCGGCATTGCAAAGAGCGAAGGCTCTGTTGTAGTGACGGTCTGCAACAAGCTGGAAGCCGAGATTGCTGAACTCGAAGATGAAGAGCGGGATGAGTTCCTGGCCGACCTGGGTATGGAGGAACCGGGTCTGGACCGGGTGATCCGCGGTGGTTATGAGCTTTTGGGGCTACAGACCTACTTCACTGCCGGTGTTAAAGAAGTTCGTGCCTGGACGGTGAAAATCGGTGCCACGGCTCCCCAGGCTGCGGGTGTGATTCACACTGACTTTGAGCGTGGATTTATTCGTGCTGAAGTAACGGCTTATGATGAGTTTGTTCAGTACAACGGTGAACAGGGTGCCAAGGAGGCTGGTCGACTCAGAGTGGAAGGTAAAGATTACATCGTTAAAGATGGCGATGTTATGCATTTCCGGTTCAATGTCTGA
- a CDS encoding DUF2796 domain-containing protein gives MHTFTKLAAGIACGVLSLTASAANGEPRHVDAHVHGHGELNFAVEGSEVHLELKMPANDVLGFETITTDKQRHQLHEALNKLEAASLWSMTPAASCKLVSAKATTSSVDHEHGHHEHDHHHDDEHAHHDHHEHDHHDEHKHHEHDHHHDEHAHHDLSHEGHGGHMDISATYVFQCGNVSQLNTISTSIFEKFERSESLSVQGFTQKGQTAAEMTKSTPEVRF, from the coding sequence ATGCACACTTTTACCAAGCTGGCTGCCGGTATCGCCTGCGGTGTTCTATCCCTGACTGCTTCTGCCGCCAATGGAGAGCCGCGTCATGTTGACGCTCATGTTCACGGACATGGCGAACTGAACTTTGCCGTCGAAGGGTCCGAAGTTCACCTGGAGCTGAAAATGCCGGCCAACGATGTGCTGGGCTTTGAGACCATTACCACCGATAAACAACGCCACCAGCTCCATGAAGCCCTGAACAAGCTGGAAGCCGCCAGCCTCTGGAGCATGACCCCTGCCGCTTCCTGCAAACTGGTCAGTGCCAAGGCTACAACAAGCTCTGTTGATCACGAGCACGGACATCACGAACACGATCATCATCATGATGATGAGCACGCACATCACGACCATCACGAACACGATCATCACGATGAACACAAGCATCACGAACACGACCATCATCATGATGAGCATGCCCATCACGACCTCAGCCATGAAGGACATGGCGGTCATATGGACATCTCTGCCACCTATGTCTTTCAATGTGGTAACGTCAGTCAGCTAAACACCATCAGCACCTCAATCTTTGAAAAGTTCGAACGCAGCGAATCCTTAAGCGTTCAGGGCTTTACCCAAAAAGGTCAGACGGCTGCGGAAATGACCAAGAGCACGCCAGAGGTTCGTTTCTAA
- a CDS encoding FtsX-like permease family protein has protein sequence MMSILSLALKSLKNRKTTALLTIFSIAVSVALLLGVERIRVEAKNSFTNTVAGTDLIVGARSSSMNLLLYSVFHIGNATNNITWETYQDLTSDPNVAWSVPISLGDSHHGYRVVGTTHGMFNHFRYGDDESLQLSKGRPFNTLYDAVLGSEVAARLGYKVGDDIILSHGVESKSLLPHDDKPFTVSGILKPTGTPTDRVIMISLEGMEALHIDWVNGAPPIAAFSVSAEEAEAMDLQPASVTAYFVGLKSRIAAFRYQRKVNEYRQEAMTAILPGVALQELWQLVGTAEKALLAVSVMVVLAGLMGMLTTILTSLNERRREMAILRSVGARPVHIFTLMITESVVYAVAGTLLGFLMLYGLLLALQPVVQQILGLHLAISAPGTFEWSLAGMIIICATILGMIPAWRAYKNSLADGLTVRV, from the coding sequence ATGATGTCGATTTTAAGTCTGGCTTTAAAGAGTCTTAAAAACCGGAAAACCACAGCCCTGCTGACAATCTTCTCCATTGCTGTCAGCGTCGCCCTGCTCTTGGGGGTTGAGCGTATCAGGGTCGAAGCCAAAAACAGCTTTACCAACACCGTTGCCGGTACCGATTTGATTGTGGGTGCCAGAAGCAGCTCTATGAATCTTCTGCTGTATTCTGTTTTCCATATTGGCAATGCCACCAACAACATCACCTGGGAAACTTATCAGGATTTAACTTCTGACCCCAACGTCGCCTGGTCTGTACCCATTTCCCTGGGTGACTCCCACCACGGTTATCGGGTAGTGGGCACCACCCATGGCATGTTCAATCATTTCCGATACGGTGATGACGAGTCGCTGCAACTGTCCAAAGGTCGACCTTTTAATACCTTGTACGACGCTGTACTTGGATCTGAAGTCGCTGCCAGGCTTGGCTATAAAGTCGGTGACGACATTATTCTGAGCCACGGCGTAGAAAGTAAGAGCCTGCTACCCCACGATGACAAACCTTTCACGGTCTCAGGTATTCTCAAACCCACAGGTACTCCCACTGACAGGGTGATTATGATTTCCCTTGAGGGAATGGAAGCCCTGCACATCGACTGGGTAAATGGCGCTCCGCCCATTGCCGCATTTTCAGTTTCCGCTGAAGAAGCAGAGGCCATGGATCTTCAGCCTGCCAGTGTTACCGCCTATTTTGTCGGCCTGAAATCCCGTATTGCCGCTTTCCGTTACCAGAGGAAAGTAAACGAATACCGCCAGGAAGCCATGACCGCTATTCTGCCCGGTGTGGCCCTTCAGGAACTCTGGCAACTGGTGGGCACCGCCGAAAAGGCATTACTGGCGGTTTCCGTGATGGTGGTATTAGCGGGTCTGATGGGGATGCTCACCACCATTCTCACCTCCCTGAACGAAAGGCGGCGAGAGATGGCGATTCTCCGCTCTGTCGGTGCAAGGCCTGTTCATATCTTCACGCTGATGATTACTGAATCTGTCGTTTATGCCGTTGCCGGAACCCTGTTGGGCTTCCTTATGCTCTATGGCCTGCTGCTGGCCCTTCAGCCCGTTGTTCAACAAATACTGGGGCTGCACCTGGCCATCAGTGCCCCGGGCACCTTTGAGTGGTCACTGGCTGGAATGATTATTATCTGCGCCACTATTCTGGGCATGATCCCAGCCTGGCGTGCCTATAAAAACTCTCTCGCCGACGGTCTGACCGTAAGAGTTTGA